A genomic region of Candidatus Hinthialibacter antarcticus contains the following coding sequences:
- the smc gene encoding chromosome segregation protein SMC: MHLQKLIISGFKSFADKVEVNFDEGVTGIVGPNGCGKSNVSDAIRWVLGEQSPRRLRGQQMTDMIFNGTVSRSASGLAEVTLVFDNADGMLPISYREVAVTRRLFRSGDSDYLMNNTKCRLKDITDLFLDSGIGTNAYSLMEQGRVDMIVNAKPKDRRQILEETAGVSRFLHRKMEAIRKLDRTDIDLTRLTDILGELQRQKRSLERQARQAELARKYRIELLQSEYTLHIRAGKHLSTQLEEMENRLKALGARIQAKEGELNEVRQRKRALQEKLQEQDELNRKHRDRYASSSARLEQLERRVQDLKERGEEYTQLQTRLLHECEADAKRADDEEARIQTTQAQVADAAGTIQAIEEEIERLQGELKGVSEDYATVEKEGQERRKAFLNLEQEITELNNQQRVWLRDKEYYDQRLSQVNGEHKEIQTELTTLQNKRDEINQNGESLEAKRTELEERFEEKRVQADQLAQEETEARNELRECERSWQRAHSRCESLQQLQAKLAGYDEGVRFILQGEEQTNLLGALAERMNVEGGYNRAVEAALSHKLQAIITETDADAAQSIARLRDKKKGRAAFLSKQALSEPLPELTLNGALASLKNAASVVTCPDEWRPIVDRLLSRVLLVDSLDQALALRTQLPDGVRLVSKDGDLVERDGSLTGGFTAGSQILQRTAEITQLEKEVKTLGQQRSELEEKVQRLHQAIETSRSERDEAKQQLHDLKNQLRVATEELQRIEQRLQRLAQSDKALASERERIEQGANEGAVQAEERSKRLQERQSQKDELELELSRWTEQQQHAQAQLKALQNGISEKRMTLLEMRKDRERWLADVETFTRHLGELKRGVEEKKRLAMQQDERQKETAAAIEETQKAIVQQREDQSNVWKEVSESDEISQGIRTEVKAIEQEESTHQEQYELLRSEREEQSQTRMKMQVERDYWRKRLDEEFSTLDNKDECERDERDDDALNEKVEFYRRRLSQLGVVNELAIEEYEDVRDRCDFLESQKNDLEKSKADLLATAKELHGASVDQFLETFEQVKVNFNRTFRRMFNGGRAELVLQDGDPMEAGIDIEVQPPGKKLQTLSLLSGGEKALVATALLFAIYEIRPSPFCFLDEIDAPLDDTNVGRFTSMLRGFLDHSQFIMITHNKKSMEICDAIYGVTMAEEGVTSIYSMKFQKANVQTLPNAGELPAVSAAETPEKAAV; encoded by the coding sequence ATGCACTTGCAAAAGCTGATAATCTCCGGCTTTAAATCGTTCGCCGATAAAGTCGAAGTCAATTTTGACGAAGGCGTCACCGGCATCGTCGGGCCGAACGGCTGCGGAAAATCCAATGTGTCGGACGCGATCCGCTGGGTGTTGGGCGAACAAAGCCCGCGTCGCCTGCGCGGTCAACAAATGACCGATATGATTTTCAACGGGACCGTGTCGCGCTCCGCCAGCGGTTTGGCTGAGGTCACGCTGGTGTTTGATAATGCCGACGGGATGCTGCCGATCTCATACCGCGAAGTCGCCGTCACACGACGGTTGTTTCGCAGCGGCGACAGCGACTACTTGATGAATAACACCAAGTGTCGGCTCAAAGACATCACCGACCTGTTTCTGGATTCCGGTATTGGCACCAACGCCTATTCGCTGATGGAACAGGGGCGGGTGGATATGATCGTCAACGCCAAGCCCAAAGATCGCCGCCAGATTCTCGAAGAAACCGCCGGAGTGTCGCGTTTTCTCCATCGTAAAATGGAAGCGATTCGTAAACTCGACCGTACGGATATCGACTTGACCCGTCTGACCGATATTTTAGGCGAGTTGCAACGTCAAAAACGTTCGCTCGAACGCCAAGCGCGTCAGGCCGAACTTGCCCGCAAGTATCGCATTGAGCTGTTGCAGTCGGAATACACGCTGCATATCCGCGCGGGTAAGCATCTCAGCACCCAACTGGAAGAAATGGAAAACCGCCTGAAAGCGCTGGGCGCGCGCATCCAAGCCAAAGAGGGCGAACTCAACGAAGTGCGCCAACGCAAACGCGCCTTGCAGGAGAAATTGCAAGAACAGGATGAACTGAACCGCAAACATCGCGATCGCTATGCCTCGTCGAGCGCACGACTTGAGCAGTTGGAACGCCGGGTGCAAGACCTGAAAGAACGCGGCGAGGAATATACCCAGCTGCAAACCCGCTTGCTGCATGAATGCGAAGCAGACGCCAAACGCGCCGACGACGAAGAAGCCCGTATCCAGACGACCCAAGCGCAAGTGGCGGACGCTGCGGGAACAATTCAAGCCATTGAGGAAGAGATTGAGCGCCTGCAAGGTGAATTGAAAGGCGTCTCAGAAGATTACGCGACGGTCGAAAAAGAAGGCCAAGAGCGGCGCAAGGCGTTTCTCAACCTGGAACAGGAAATCACCGAACTCAACAACCAACAGCGAGTTTGGCTGCGCGATAAAGAGTATTACGATCAGCGCTTGAGCCAGGTGAACGGCGAACATAAAGAAATTCAAACCGAATTAACCACGCTGCAAAACAAGCGCGATGAGATCAATCAAAACGGCGAATCGTTAGAAGCCAAGCGAACCGAATTGGAAGAACGCTTTGAAGAAAAGCGCGTCCAGGCCGATCAACTGGCGCAAGAAGAAACCGAAGCGCGCAACGAATTGCGTGAATGTGAACGCAGTTGGCAACGCGCCCACTCGCGCTGCGAATCGCTGCAACAGCTGCAAGCGAAACTTGCGGGCTACGACGAAGGCGTACGCTTTATCCTTCAGGGCGAAGAGCAAACCAACTTGCTGGGCGCCTTGGCGGAACGCATGAACGTCGAAGGCGGCTACAACCGCGCCGTCGAAGCGGCGTTGTCGCATAAACTGCAAGCCATCATTACCGAAACCGATGCGGACGCCGCCCAGTCGATTGCGCGGCTGCGCGACAAAAAGAAAGGCCGCGCGGCCTTTCTCTCGAAACAAGCCTTATCAGAACCGCTGCCGGAACTCACATTGAACGGCGCGTTGGCGTCGTTGAAAAACGCTGCGTCCGTCGTGACCTGTCCCGATGAGTGGCGGCCCATCGTCGACCGTTTGCTGTCGCGCGTGTTGTTGGTCGATTCGCTGGACCAGGCGCTTGCATTGCGGACGCAACTGCCGGACGGGGTTCGGCTGGTTTCCAAAGACGGCGACTTGGTTGAACGCGACGGTTCGCTGACCGGCGGTTTTACCGCAGGCTCGCAGATTCTCCAACGGACCGCAGAAATCACCCAGTTGGAAAAAGAAGTCAAAACGCTCGGTCAACAACGCAGCGAACTCGAAGAGAAAGTTCAGCGCTTACATCAAGCCATCGAAACCAGCCGCAGCGAGCGGGATGAAGCCAAGCAACAATTGCATGACCTGAAAAACCAACTGCGGGTCGCGACCGAAGAATTGCAGCGCATCGAACAGCGCTTGCAGCGATTGGCGCAGTCGGACAAAGCGCTTGCATCAGAACGGGAACGCATCGAACAAGGCGCGAATGAAGGCGCCGTGCAGGCCGAAGAACGCAGCAAGCGCCTGCAAGAACGCCAAAGCCAAAAAGATGAACTCGAACTCGAACTTTCACGTTGGACGGAACAACAACAACATGCGCAGGCGCAACTCAAAGCGTTGCAAAACGGGATTTCTGAAAAACGAATGACCTTGCTGGAAATGCGCAAAGACCGCGAGCGCTGGTTGGCCGACGTGGAGACGTTCACGCGGCATCTGGGCGAACTCAAGCGCGGCGTCGAAGAGAAAAAACGCTTAGCGATGCAACAAGATGAGCGTCAAAAAGAAACCGCCGCCGCCATCGAAGAAACGCAAAAAGCCATTGTGCAACAGCGTGAAGACCAGTCTAACGTCTGGAAAGAAGTCAGCGAAAGCGACGAGATTTCACAAGGCATTCGTACCGAAGTGAAAGCCATCGAACAAGAAGAATCCACCCATCAGGAGCAGTACGAACTCTTGCGCAGCGAACGCGAAGAGCAATCGCAAACGCGCATGAAAATGCAAGTCGAACGCGACTATTGGCGCAAGCGGTTGGATGAAGAATTTTCAACGCTGGATAACAAAGACGAATGCGAGCGTGACGAACGCGATGACGATGCGTTAAATGAGAAGGTCGAATTTTACCGCCGCCGCTTGTCGCAACTGGGCGTGGTGAATGAATTGGCGATTGAAGAATACGAAGACGTTCGCGACCGTTGCGACTTTTTGGAAAGCCAGAAAAACGATCTGGAAAAATCCAAAGCCGATTTGCTCGCCACCGCGAAAGAATTGCACGGCGCGTCCGTCGACCAATTCTTAGAGACTTTCGAGCAAGTCAAAGTCAACTTCAACCGGACGTTTCGTCGCATGTTTAACGGCGGGCGGGCGGAGTTGGTGCTGCAAGACGGCGACCCTATGGAAGCCGGCATTGATATTGAAGTGCAGCCGCCGGGCAAGAAATTGCAAACGCTGTCGTTGTTGTCCGGTGGTGAGAAGGCGCTGGTCGCTACGGCGCTGTTGTTTGCGATCTATGAAATCCGGCCCTCGCCGTTCTGTTTCCTGGACGAAATTGACGCGCCGCTGGATGACACAAATGTCGGACGCTTTACCAGTATGTTGCGCGGGTTTTTGGACCATTCGCAATTTATCATGATTACGCACAACAAAAAATCAATGGAAATTTGCGACGCGATTTACGGCGTCACCATGGCGGAAGAAGGGGTTACGTCGATTTATTCGATGAAATTTCAGAAGGCCAACGTACAAACTCTGCCGAATGCGGGGGAGTTACCCGCCGTTTCAGCGGCGGAAACCCCTGAAAAGGCTGCGGTTTGA
- a CDS encoding rod shape-determining protein: MLFSRVKGLFSRDLGIDLGTANTLVYVKGEGIVLCEPSVVAIVKGTNQVLAVGSEAKNMLGRTPGNIVAIRPMKDGVIADFEVTEAMLRYFINKVHNRTRMVNPRIMICVPSGITSVERRAVKDSAISAGAREVMLIEEPMAAAIGAGLPVAEASGNMIVDIGGGTTEVAVISLSGLVVSRSIRVAGDELDEAIISHIKKTYNLMIGERTSEMIKIGIGSAKLVGDDQGIDIKGRDLINGLPKTVKITAEEIRECLQEPISSIVEAVKAALEDTPPELAADIMERGIMLAGGGSLLRGLDQLLADETGLPVHVAEDPLTCVAMGTGKALDEMDRLRSVIQTTENI, from the coding sequence ATGCTATTTTCTCGCGTAAAAGGTCTTTTTTCACGGGATCTCGGAATTGATCTCGGTACGGCCAACACGCTGGTATATGTTAAGGGTGAGGGCATTGTTTTGTGTGAGCCCTCCGTAGTGGCGATTGTTAAAGGCACCAACCAGGTTCTGGCAGTCGGCAGTGAAGCAAAGAACATGTTGGGCCGTACGCCGGGCAACATTGTTGCCATTCGTCCCATGAAAGACGGCGTCATCGCTGACTTTGAAGTGACGGAAGCGATGTTGCGTTACTTTATCAACAAAGTGCATAATCGTACGCGCATGGTCAACCCGCGCATTATGATTTGCGTGCCGTCGGGAATCACCAGCGTTGAACGCCGCGCCGTCAAAGATTCCGCCATCAGCGCGGGCGCCCGCGAAGTGATGTTGATCGAAGAACCGATGGCCGCCGCGATTGGCGCCGGGCTGCCGGTCGCCGAAGCGTCAGGAAACATGATCGTCGACATCGGCGGCGGGACGACCGAAGTCGCAGTCATTTCGCTTTCGGGTTTAGTGGTTTCACGCTCAATTCGCGTTGCTGGCGATGAGCTGGATGAAGCGATTATTTCTCATATCAAAAAAACCTATAACCTGATGATCGGTGAGCGCACTTCCGAAATGATTAAAATCGGAATCGGTTCCGCGAAATTGGTCGGCGACGATCAAGGCATCGACATCAAAGGCCGCGATTTGATTAACGGCCTGCCCAAGACGGTGAAGATCACCGCAGAGGAAATTCGCGAGTGTTTGCAGGAGCCCATCAGTTCGATTGTCGAAGCAGTCAAAGCAGCGTTAGAAGATACGCCGCCGGAACTCGCCGCCGATATTATGGAACGAGGCATCATGTTGGCGGGCGGAGGTTCGCTGTTACGCGGGCTTGACCAACTGCTGGCGGATGAAACCGGGCTGCCGGTGCATGTCGCCGAAGACCCGCTGACCTGCGTCGCGATGGGTACCGGTAAAGCATTGGACGAAATGGACCGTCTGCGGTCTGTCATTCAAACCACTGAGAATATTTAG
- the mreC gene encoding rod shape-determining protein MreC, which produces MLFRPEKQNPYRPKKTNWISPRLIAGTLVLIAVVLMLLYAPLPNRTSSSPFARVLLAPLSLLQSARGFAFNTARRISDRFISLEEVETLRGDIQGLQAENTKLRFQLQRHEAYVDALRLPREVEYQTLPVIVLFRDFRLTHDIIINRGGNDGLAVNMPVWTGEGLVGRVRMVTKNFAKVLVLTDPGSSIGVYVEGSPYEGVLRGSNGSTQLVLEDLHMTTQGEEMHSPTPGQEVRTSGTGLVFPRGLLAGYVSSVTSDTGIAVDAALNINTVQSALVFTNTSYRDEVLSLLDSIGDQ; this is translated from the coding sequence ATGCTGTTTCGACCAGAAAAACAAAATCCCTATCGCCCTAAAAAGACGAATTGGATCAGTCCGCGCCTCATCGCGGGGACGTTGGTGCTTATTGCGGTTGTGTTGATGCTGCTTTACGCGCCATTGCCCAATCGCACGTCGTCGTCACCCTTCGCGCGCGTGCTGCTTGCGCCGCTTTCTCTCTTACAATCCGCCCGGGGTTTTGCGTTCAATACGGCGCGCCGAATTAGCGACCGCTTTATCTCATTAGAAGAAGTCGAGACGTTACGGGGCGACATTCAGGGCCTGCAAGCGGAAAATACCAAACTGCGTTTTCAGTTGCAGCGGCATGAAGCGTACGTTGATGCGTTGCGGCTGCCCCGTGAAGTCGAATATCAAACGCTTCCCGTGATTGTGTTGTTTCGGGATTTTCGTTTGACGCACGATATCATCATCAATCGCGGCGGCAACGACGGCCTGGCGGTGAACATGCCGGTTTGGACCGGCGAAGGCCTGGTGGGGCGGGTTCGAATGGTGACGAAGAATTTCGCCAAGGTGCTGGTGTTGACCGACCCCGGCAGTTCGATTGGCGTCTATGTTGAAGGTTCGCCGTATGAAGGCGTGTTGCGCGGCAGCAACGGCTCAACACAACTGGTTCTCGAAGATTTGCACATGACCACCCAAGGGGAAGAAATGCACTCGCCGACCCCGGGACAAGAGGTTCGCACCTCCGGCACCGGGTTGGTGTTTCCACGCGGCTTGCTCGCTGGCTATGTTTCGAGCGTGACGTCTGATACCGGCATCGCAGTTGACGCGGCGCTGAATATCAATACCGTCCAATCGGCGCTGGTATTTACGAATACGTCGTACCGCGATGAAGTGTTGTCATTGTTAGACAGCATCGGAGATCAATAG
- the mreD gene encoding rod shape-determining protein MreD — protein MASALIVVLGFGLNYGLRALLSLDPWTPDILLMAVAYLALTRPRGEAYVMAFAAGLLWDLALLDHIGSHSLLYIAAVAAAVKMKSILWAQYAVSRLVMGYVLTVFVRFGEVIFWLSFLGNEIPFSYSEYYILWGPLVTGVLFAIVPWRATPIQLSGRTPQMLFSEKTSS, from the coding sequence GTGGCATCCGCATTGATCGTGGTTTTGGGATTTGGCTTGAATTACGGCCTCCGGGCCTTATTGAGTCTTGACCCGTGGACGCCCGATATCTTGCTGATGGCAGTCGCGTATCTGGCGTTAACCCGCCCGCGGGGCGAAGCATACGTCATGGCGTTTGCCGCCGGGCTGCTTTGGGACCTCGCGCTCTTAGACCACATTGGTTCTCATTCTCTTTTGTATATCGCCGCTGTCGCCGCCGCCGTGAAAATGAAATCAATTCTCTGGGCGCAATACGCCGTGTCCCGTCTTGTGATGGGGTATGTATTGACGGTGTTTGTCCGCTTTGGAGAAGTGATCTTCTGGTTGTCATTTTTGGGCAATGAAATTCCCTTTTCTTATTCGGAGTATTACATTCTCTGGGGGCCGCTTGTGACAGGGGTTTTATTCGCTATCGTCCCATGGCGCGCGACGCCGATTCAACTCTCAGGGCGCACCCCGCAAATGCTGTTTTCGGAGAAGACCTCCTCATGA
- the mrdA gene encoding penicillin-binding protein 2 has protein sequence MKRKKSPLHSKPNLVDRRLQIFLLVAIGAFCILVFRLWTIQIYQNEKYVKLSERNFYREVPVLSERGRILDRNGWVLASDENFWDVWIPIAKRSGGKNVVTPNVKRSLELLSDILDESYAVLESKYTNGKRNYHYKQNRVRVASRISWQYYVSIRERTIEFPSKAMVFTQPVPTRRYWFEESASHILGYTGEINKRELESRERQGYKSGDRIGRTGIERQYELLLRGIDGVNKVIVDKYEIQQGQAKPKELAKPGSDVVLNLDKDLQQAAEMILGVSEGIIIASDPRNGAILAMANYPRFNPHRPGDYMNDKDQPLFHKAVAGSFEPGSVFKVFETLALLEADGYYLNPNDTVYCPGVFTYPGGASRCHKREGHGHLNMYGAVAKSCNVYFYTKITQLGFERLYPWMAEFGLNRLTNIDLPNERIEPFPTPKYFGDMVNISIGQGDLLLTPIQVATALNAIANRGTVYQPQLAQKILAPDERVMQVFEPKVAHQIDASTETWDIIHQSMWDVVNAGGTGRRIIKDDDNFEIAAKTGTAQTSIGDLTHAWFVCFAPYDNPEITITVITELAGHGGEQAAPLARQLLDVYFGRLNVEDLMSEPLVRL, from the coding sequence ATGAAGCGCAAAAAATCGCCGCTTCATTCCAAGCCCAATCTGGTCGACCGCCGCTTACAGATTTTTCTGTTGGTCGCCATAGGGGCTTTCTGCATCTTAGTCTTTCGGCTGTGGACCATTCAGATTTATCAAAACGAAAAATACGTCAAATTATCCGAACGCAACTTTTACCGTGAAGTTCCCGTTTTAAGCGAACGGGGACGCATTCTTGACCGCAATGGTTGGGTGTTGGCTTCGGACGAAAATTTCTGGGACGTATGGATACCGATTGCCAAGCGCTCCGGCGGCAAAAACGTGGTTACGCCGAACGTGAAGCGCTCCCTGGAATTGTTGTCGGATATTTTAGATGAATCCTATGCGGTGTTGGAATCAAAATACACCAACGGCAAGCGCAATTATCACTATAAACAAAACCGCGTACGGGTGGCGTCGCGTATTTCATGGCAGTATTACGTTTCGATTCGCGAGCGCACGATTGAGTTTCCCAGCAAGGCGATGGTGTTTACGCAGCCGGTGCCGACGCGGCGTTATTGGTTTGAAGAAAGCGCGTCGCATATTCTGGGGTATACCGGAGAGATCAACAAACGCGAACTCGAATCGCGTGAGCGGCAGGGGTATAAATCAGGCGACCGCATAGGCCGCACTGGCATCGAACGCCAATACGAATTGCTCTTGCGCGGCATCGACGGCGTGAACAAGGTCATCGTCGATAAATATGAAATTCAACAGGGGCAGGCGAAGCCGAAAGAACTCGCAAAGCCGGGCAGCGATGTTGTGCTCAATCTCGACAAAGATTTGCAGCAAGCGGCGGAGATGATCTTGGGCGTATCAGAGGGCATCATCATCGCGTCTGATCCGCGCAACGGCGCCATTTTGGCGATGGCGAATTACCCGAGGTTTAATCCACACCGGCCCGGCGATTACATGAATGACAAAGACCAGCCGTTGTTTCATAAAGCAGTTGCCGGATCGTTCGAGCCCGGCTCTGTTTTTAAGGTATTTGAGACGCTCGCGTTGCTTGAAGCCGATGGGTATTATTTAAACCCGAACGACACCGTTTATTGCCCCGGTGTCTTTACATATCCAGGAGGCGCTTCGAGATGTCATAAACGCGAAGGGCATGGACACCTGAATATGTACGGCGCTGTCGCCAAGTCATGCAACGTATATTTTTATACGAAAATTACGCAGTTAGGTTTTGAGAGGCTTTACCCCTGGATGGCCGAGTTCGGGTTGAATCGTCTCACCAATATTGATCTTCCCAATGAGAGAATTGAGCCATTTCCAACGCCTAAATATTTTGGCGACATGGTGAATATTTCGATTGGGCAAGGCGACCTATTGCTGACGCCGATTCAAGTGGCGACTGCATTGAATGCCATCGCCAACCGCGGCACGGTGTATCAACCGCAATTGGCGCAGAAAATTCTCGCGCCCGACGAGCGGGTGATGCAAGTCTTCGAACCCAAAGTCGCGCACCAGATCGACGCCTCAACCGAAACCTGGGATATCATCCATCAATCCATGTGGGACGTCGTCAACGCGGGCGGCACCGGCCGCCGCATCATCAAAGACGACGATAATTTTGAAATTGCCGCCAAGACGGGCACCGCGCAAACCTCGATCGGCGATTTGACCCACGCCTGGTTTGTTTGTTTCGCTCCATACGACAACCCCGAAATTACGATTACCGTCATTACCGAGCTCGCAGGGCACGGCGGCGAACAGGCCGCGCCCCTAGCCCGCCAGTTGTTAGACGTTTACTTCGGGCGCTTAAACGTCGAAGACTTGATGAGCGAACCGCTCGTGAGGTTGTAG
- a CDS encoding FtsW/RodA/SpoVE family cell cycle protein, whose protein sequence is MFKIASLTEIDYLTLLLACSVLGLGLASITGATYTGTGNQWFSQMKWVLLGFPLLVGVLFIDYRQMVRYAPIFYILGIVGLMLCFAPMIGHKSHGASSWLKVGPLSMQPSEVVKLTTLLMLARWLGARKGQWEGLLDVLKPLTIGVLPSLVILAQPDLGTAIVFGPMTLVLMFVAGLPITHLCLVLSPVFCLLGAFHSVEVILLWVAGLTALLLASIWNRVPWTLWLPFLALAGAAYGGVFVYGETIWNKLPSHHQARIENYLNPEANMRDTGYNIMQSKIALGSGGFKGKGMFNSTQAEYEFLPEYEHDFAFSILGEQMGFIGGAVLLGLFLLLITRGVDTAMESRSLEGALIAAGVISIFFAHIFINVGMVTGVLPVTGLPLTFVSYGGTFMLTNMVGVGLLLNIRMQARRVEDPEARFTGRPPMALPTKVDDDQF, encoded by the coding sequence ATGTTTAAGATCGCCTCACTGACGGAAATCGACTATTTGACGCTGCTGTTGGCTTGCTCGGTATTGGGTCTGGGCCTGGCGTCGATTACGGGCGCAACCTATACCGGAACTGGCAACCAGTGGTTTTCGCAAATGAAATGGGTGTTGCTCGGCTTTCCATTATTAGTCGGCGTTTTATTTATCGACTACAGACAGATGGTTCGTTACGCGCCTATTTTTTATATTCTGGGCATTGTTGGCTTGATGTTGTGTTTTGCCCCGATGATTGGTCACAAAAGTCACGGCGCCAGTTCGTGGCTCAAAGTCGGCCCTCTATCCATGCAGCCGTCCGAGGTCGTCAAATTGACTACGCTGCTTATGTTGGCGCGGTGGTTGGGCGCCCGCAAAGGCCAATGGGAGGGTTTGTTAGATGTATTAAAACCACTCACAATCGGCGTACTGCCGTCGCTGGTGATTTTGGCGCAGCCTGACCTGGGGACGGCGATTGTGTTCGGCCCCATGACGCTGGTGTTGATGTTCGTCGCGGGGCTTCCCATTACTCATTTATGTTTGGTGCTCTCGCCCGTGTTTTGTTTGCTGGGCGCGTTTCATTCGGTTGAAGTCATTTTGTTATGGGTGGCCGGGCTTACGGCGCTATTGCTCGCTTCCATCTGGAACCGCGTTCCCTGGACGTTATGGCTGCCGTTTTTGGCGCTGGCGGGCGCGGCTTACGGCGGCGTGTTCGTCTATGGAGAAACCATTTGGAACAAACTGCCATCTCACCATCAAGCGCGCATCGAGAATTATCTGAACCCGGAAGCCAACATGCGCGACACGGGCTACAACATTATGCAATCAAAAATCGCGCTCGGTTCCGGTGGCTTTAAAGGCAAGGGGATGTTCAACAGCACCCAGGCGGAATATGAATTCTTGCCCGAATACGAGCATGATTTCGCTTTTTCTATTTTGGGTGAACAGATGGGGTTCATTGGCGGCGCCGTCTTGTTGGGGCTGTTTTTATTATTGATTACGCGCGGGGTCGATACCGCGATGGAGTCTCGTTCGCTCGAAGGCGCGTTGATTGCCGCCGGGGTGATTTCGATCTTCTTCGCCCATATTTTCATTAACGTCGGTATGGTGACGGGCGTTTTGCCGGTGACTGGACTGCCGCTGACGTTTGTCTCGTACGGCGGTACATTCATGCTGACCAATATGGTTGGGGTCGGCTTATTATTAAATATTCGGATGCAAGCGCGGCGCGTAGAAGACCCCGAAGCGCGCTTTACCGGACGCCCTCCAATGGCCCTGCCTACCAAAGTTGATGACGACCAGTTTTAA
- the ppk2 gene encoding polyphosphate kinase 2, which translates to MMANSQASKVNLVQPKKWFKEQGIDPKTLKRHSDILELCYKRGTYPYNKKMKTDEYEHLKKELQVELLKMQRWVRETGQKLILLFEGRDAAGKGGTIKRFTEHLNPRSARVVALEKPTERERGQWFFQRYIEHFPTAGEIVMYDRSWYNRAGVERVMGFCTDGEYLEFMRQCPPLERMLVNSGITLVKYWFSVSREEQYRRFQSRKEDLLKQWKLSPVDLESLDKWDEYTEAKEAMFFHTDTADAPWTVVKSDDKKRARINCMRHLLNKLNYAGKDPKVAVPNDPLIVGDTSSIYDSVEHRTKEK; encoded by the coding sequence ATGATGGCAAATTCACAAGCCTCAAAAGTAAATCTCGTTCAACCCAAAAAATGGTTCAAAGAGCAGGGAATTGATCCCAAAACGCTGAAGAGGCATTCCGATATCCTTGAACTTTGCTACAAGCGCGGCACATACCCTTATAACAAAAAAATGAAAACGGATGAGTACGAACACCTCAAAAAAGAGTTACAGGTCGAACTGCTCAAAATGCAACGCTGGGTGCGGGAGACTGGACAAAAACTTATCCTCCTGTTTGAAGGTCGTGATGCGGCCGGTAAGGGAGGAACGATAAAGCGTTTCACCGAACACTTGAATCCACGCAGCGCTCGCGTCGTCGCGCTGGAAAAACCCACGGAGCGCGAACGTGGCCAATGGTTTTTTCAACGCTATATCGAGCATTTCCCTACGGCGGGCGAGATCGTGATGTATGACCGTTCGTGGTATAACCGCGCCGGGGTCGAGCGCGTGATGGGGTTCTGTACAGATGGTGAATACCTTGAGTTTATGCGGCAATGCCCTCCGCTTGAGCGGATGTTGGTCAATAGCGGCATCACTCTCGTGAAATATTGGTTTTCCGTCAGTCGGGAAGAGCAATACCGCCGCTTTCAATCCCGCAAAGAAGACCTGCTAAAGCAATGGAAACTAAGCCCCGTCGATTTGGAATCTCTCGATAAATGGGATGAATATACAGAGGCAAAAGAGGCGATGTTTTTTCATACCGATACGGCGGATGCGCCCTGGACGGTGGTGAAATCGGATGACAAAAAAAGAGCGCGCATTAATTGTATGCGGCATCTTTTGAACAAGTTGAATTATGCCGGCAAAGACCCAAAAGTTGCTGTTCCAAACGACCCGCTCATCGTCGGCGATACGTCGAGTATTTATGATTCAGTTGAGCACAGAACGAAAGAAAAATAG